A part of Haladaptatus caseinilyticus genomic DNA contains:
- a CDS encoding adenylyltransferase/cytidyltransferase family protein: MNNAGTADWSVQPFHTGHLSLLEQIAADVDEKIIGIGSAEKSHSVRNPFTGGEQTQMISDVVSSFEIQIYLFPVVDINRSSV; encoded by the coding sequence CTGAATAATGCGGGGACTGCTGATTGGTCGGTCCAACCATTTCATACTGGACATCTCTCTCTTCTCGAGCAAATAGCGGCGGACGTTGATGAGAAGATCATTGGAATTGGCAGTGCGGAGAAATCACACTCTGTTCGAAATCCATTTACTGGTGGTGAGCAGACCCAAATGATCTCAGACGTTGTCTCGTCATTTGAGATTCAGATCTACCTGTTTCCAGTGGTTGACATCAACCGTAGTTCCGTGTGA
- a CDS encoding S8 family peptidase — protein sequence MPQHNRRTFLQLTGTTLGAATFGVSTATSTTSDSRFFINLRDVDRSEIPDDIEIIHDLSQADVLVARGDQERVNGTTVADRVINRGDDRIGAVRSRDGPAISGKGSNHNHDGSASNSEYQWDKRVQNINNDLTDKPGNGKTIHDVTTGAGTRVAVVDTGVYDGHPDLADVVNDELSENVSEDEYDWRPNGAGSHGTHVAGIIAATNSNDGPGGGVLGTAPNTEIVSYRMFSGEEGKQGDGYAGWVKAAEAGCDAINYSVGFPAPYVYVDQYPFLTEELRIAEQVAEYVRSQGTVIVNSAGNDSLDMSPENTLSIPTEAEGVFGVAATGPIGVGWGNKHSDNEEKWLTGNRLEEPTTEPAFYTNYGGAVDVSAAGGNADLEALDNEVPGSENDLVYSTIYETDESGNTVPGYGWKAGTSMAAPQIAGAVALVRSLRPNASVEEVESLIQETANSAPGGETYHGAGHLNLKRLVKRAGE from the coding sequence ATGCCACAACATAACCGGCGGACATTTCTCCAATTAACTGGTACAACACTTGGAGCGGCGACATTCGGCGTCAGTACTGCGACATCAACCACCTCAGACTCGCGATTCTTTATCAACCTCCGTGATGTCGATCGCTCAGAAATCCCCGACGACATCGAGATCATCCATGACCTCTCGCAGGCGGATGTACTTGTTGCACGCGGCGACCAAGAGCGCGTGAATGGCACAACGGTCGCCGATCGTGTTATCAACCGAGGGGATGACCGCATCGGTGCTGTCCGATCGCGGGACGGACCAGCGATCAGCGGCAAGGGTTCGAACCACAATCACGACGGCTCAGCCTCAAACAGCGAGTATCAGTGGGACAAACGTGTACAGAACATCAACAACGACTTGACGGACAAACCCGGCAACGGCAAGACTATCCACGACGTGACGACTGGTGCAGGTACCCGAGTCGCCGTCGTCGATACCGGCGTCTATGACGGTCACCCTGATCTCGCGGACGTCGTCAATGATGAGCTCTCTGAGAACGTCTCAGAAGATGAGTACGATTGGCGCCCCAACGGCGCGGGCAGCCATGGAACACATGTGGCTGGCATCATCGCCGCAACCAATAGCAACGACGGTCCCGGCGGCGGTGTTCTCGGGACAGCTCCCAACACTGAAATTGTTTCCTACCGGATGTTCTCTGGCGAGGAAGGGAAACAAGGTGACGGCTACGCCGGGTGGGTGAAAGCCGCCGAAGCGGGCTGTGATGCTATCAACTACAGCGTCGGCTTCCCCGCGCCATATGTATACGTCGACCAGTATCCATTCTTGACGGAAGAACTCCGCATCGCAGAACAAGTCGCGGAGTACGTCCGCTCACAAGGAACGGTCATCGTAAACTCCGCAGGTAATGACTCGCTCGACATGAGTCCCGAAAACACCCTCAGCATCCCAACAGAGGCTGAGGGCGTCTTCGGCGTCGCTGCAACCGGCCCTATCGGTGTTGGCTGGGGGAACAAGCACAGTGACAATGAAGAAAAGTGGCTCACAGGCAATCGACTGGAAGAGCCAACGACCGAGCCAGCCTTCTACACTAACTACGGCGGTGCAGTCGATGTCAGCGCTGCCGGCGGTAATGCCGACCTCGAGGCACTCGATAACGAAGTTCCCGGTTCGGAAAATGACCTTGTCTACTCCACCATTTACGAGACCGACGAGAGCGGTAATACCGTCCCTGGCTACGGCTGGAAGGCAGGTACTTCGATGGCCGCTCCCCAAATCGCAGGTGCGGTTGCACTTGTTCGCTCGCTTCGGCCCAACGCTAGTGTCGAAGAGGTCGAATCACTCATTCAGGAAACTGCGAATAGCGCGCCCGGTGGGGAGACCTACCACGGTGCTGGCCACCTCAACCTGAAGCGCCTCGTCAAACGCGCCGGAGAGTAG
- a CDS encoding TRAM domain-containing protein produces the protein MEIPDTLLCLFSESIEEQQGSYTITVPKQEVTDGDIHENGSYRVALIGSRETRTDSSDGSDEWLEPPVEEGDRRNVEIDDIGNQGDGIASVERGYIVIVPDTDPQEQVTVEITSVTSRFAFAEVVDREIDEE, from the coding sequence ATGGAAATTCCCGATACGTTACTCTGCTTGTTCAGCGAATCCATCGAAGAACAGCAAGGATCCTATACAATAACTGTCCCTAAGCAAGAGGTGACAGACGGAGATATTCACGAAAATGGCTCGTATCGAGTCGCACTAATTGGCTCTCGAGAGACACGTACAGATAGCTCAGACGGATCTGACGAGTGGCTTGAACCACCCGTCGAGGAGGGAGATCGACGGAATGTTGAAATCGACGATATTGGGAACCAAGGCGATGGAATCGCCAGTGTTGAACGTGGCTACATTGTGATCGTCCCCGATACAGATCCCCAAGAGCAAGTAACGGTTGAAATTACGTCTGTGACTTCCAGATTTGCGTTTGCCGAGGTTGTCGACCGCGAGATAGATGAAGAATAG
- the lrp gene encoding HTH-type transcriptional regulator Lrp, protein MTYENLDTELINVLLNDGRASLRSIAKELDVSVTTVSNHLENLQNAGIIVGYTSRIDYDSLGYDVTAVIQLKVEGTALPDVTARLQEQPQMISVYEVTGDHDIIAVGKYTDTDDMNQQIKTLLSDADINESNTSVVLNAASEHEQFEIEAEN, encoded by the coding sequence ATGACCTACGAAAATTTAGATACAGAATTAATCAATGTCTTGTTGAACGACGGTCGAGCTAGCCTCCGTAGCATTGCCAAAGAATTGGATGTTTCGGTGACTACTGTCTCAAATCATCTCGAAAATTTGCAAAACGCAGGTATCATTGTCGGTTACACTTCTCGGATTGATTATGATTCGTTAGGCTATGATGTAACTGCTGTCATCCAACTCAAAGTAGAAGGAACGGCATTGCCGGACGTCACTGCACGACTCCAAGAACAACCACAAATGATCAGCGTGTACGAAGTCACTGGCGACCATGACATTATCGCGGTCGGAAAGTACACAGATACCGATGACATGAATCAACAGATCAAAACGCTGCTTAGTGATGCAGACATTAATGAAAGCAATACTAGCGTGGTCCTGAATGCCGCTAGTGAGCACGAACAGTTCGAAATTGAAGCGGAGAACTAA